The following coding sequences are from one Salvia hispanica cultivar TCC Black 2014 chromosome 3, UniMelb_Shisp_WGS_1.0, whole genome shotgun sequence window:
- the LOC125216621 gene encoding protodermal factor 1-like — protein MQRRRLVILFALICVVSGFEFEDQKNFFYSDPNPVSYTPPATSTPSPANCGVPPANGGHHASNPTSPGSGHYHSPPRSTSGPPSTPGVAVPPPPSDPTSPPYTCTYWKTHPSAIWGLLGWWGSVGNSFGVSNIPGMGAKMNLLQALSNTRTDGYGEICRQGTAALLNSMIDAKFPYTSAQVRDAFTAALTSSNAAAAQARLFKLANEAKTYPTL, from the exons ATGCAACGACGCCGTTTAGTGATTCTGTTTGCTTTGATTTGTGTGGTGAGTGGCTTTGAGTTTGAGGATCAGAAGAACTTCTTCTACTCTGATCCAAACCCAG TTTCATACACCCCTCCAGCTACTTCAACACCTTCTCCGGCTAACTGCGGTGTTCCCCCAGCTAACGGGGGCCACCACGCATCCAATCCGACATCACCCGGAAGCGGACACTACCACTCTCCCCCAAGATCCACCTCGGGCCCGCCATCTACACCTGGCGTTGCAGTACCGCCACCACCTTCTGATCCGACCTCGCCTCCCTATACCTGCAC GTACTGGAAGACGCACCCGAGTGCGATATGGGGGTTGTTGGGGTGGTGGGGATCGGTGGGGAACTCGTTTGGCGTGAGCAACATTCCCGGGATGGGAGCGAAGATGAACCTGCTGCAGGCGCTCTCCAACACGCGAACAGACGGTTACGGTGAAATCTGCAGACAAGGCACGGCTGCGCTGCTGAATTCAATGATCGATGCCAAATTCCCTTACACGTCTGCGCAGGTCAGGGATGCATTTACGGCGGCGCTCACCTCCAGCAACGCCGCAGCAGCTCAGGCGCGCCTCTTCAAGCTCGCTAATGAGGCCAAAACCTATCCCACACTCTGA